One Helianthus annuus cultivar XRQ/B chromosome 12, HanXRQr2.0-SUNRISE, whole genome shotgun sequence genomic region harbors:
- the LOC110895320 gene encoding serine/threonine-protein kinase BSK1, whose translation MGLCASAPKSRTNPERNTFKNPQKSGLYSSSRQNSPSNNNPQKFSGQVSPQSGGGGGGGGGGATPSFCEFSFGELKSATNNFSSDLIVSESGEKAPNVVYKGRLKNRRWIAVKKFSRLAWPDAKQFVEEALGVGKLRHKRLANLIGYCCDGEERLLVAEYMPNDTLAKHLFHWENQTIEWAMRIRVAQYISEALNYCCSEGRELYHDLNAYRILFDEEGDPRLSCFGFMRNSRDGKSYSTNLAYTPPEYLKHGRVTAESVVYSFGTVLLDLLSGKHIPPSHALDLIRGKNIILLMESHLEGNFSTDEATILVDLASKCLQYEPKDRPTIKDLVETLAPLQTKCDVPSYVMLGISKQEEAPLPPQRPLSPLGDACSRKDLTAIHEILLNTHYRDDEGTGTNELSFQEWTQQMRDMLEARKRGDQAFREKEFKAAIDFYSQFIDVGTMISPTVLARRSLCHLMCDQPDAALRDAMQAQIVHADWPTAFYMQSVALGKLDMHQDALDMLNEAAGLEEKRQKSDRRGS comes from the exons ATGGGTCTTTGTGCATCAGCTCCAAAATCAAGAACAAACCCAGAAAGAAATACCTTCAAAAACCCTCAAAAATCCGGTCTTTATAGCTCCAGTCGCCAGAATTCACCCTCAAACAATAACCCACAAAAGTTTTCCGGCCAAGTTTCACCGCAatccggtggcggtggcggtggcggtggtggtggtgctactcCTAGCTTTTGTGAATTTTCTTTTGGTGAATTAAAAAGTGCTACTAATAATTTTAGTTCTGATTTAATTGTGTCGGAAAGTGGTGAAAAGGCGCCAAATGTTGTGTATAAAGGACGGTTAAAGAATCGCCGGTGGATTGCTGTTAAGAAGTTTTCAAGATTAGCATGGCCTGATGCTAAACAATTTGTG GAAGAAGCATTGGGTGTTGGAAAATTGCGTCACAAGCGACTAGCGAATTTGATCGGGTATTGTTGCGATGGTGAAGAGAGGTTGCTTGTTGCTGAGTACATGCCTAATGACACCCTTGCCAAACATCTGTTTCACT GGGAAAATCAAACTATCGAGTGGGCTATGCGTATACGGGTTGCTCAATACATATCTGAGGCCTTAAACTATTGTTGCTCCGAAGGTCGTGAATTGTACCATGACCTCAATGCGTACAGGATCCTTTTCGATGAG GAGGGAGATCCCCGACTCTCGTGTTTCGGATTCATGAGAAATAGTAGGGACGGAAAAAGTTATAGCACGAATCTTGCATATACACCTCCAGAATATCTCAAACATG GAAGAGTAACTGCGGAAAGTGTGGTTTATAGCTTTGGGACGGTCCTTTTAGATCTTCTAAGTGGAAAACACATCCCTCCGAGTCAT GCGCTTGATTTGATCCGCGGCAAAAATATCATTCTTTTAATGGAGTCACATTTAGAGGGAAACTTTTCGACAGATGAAGCAACAATACTCGTTGATCTTGCCTCTAAATGTTTGCAATATGAACCGAAAGATAGACCTACAATTAAAGACCTTGTTGAGACACTTGCTCCGCTTCAAACCAAATGCGAT GTTCCATCTTATGTGATGCTCGGGATTTCAAAACAAGAGGAAGCTCCCTTACCTCCACAACGTCCACTTTCCCCGCTGGGAGATGCTTGTTCTCGTAAAGATCTTACGGCTATTCATGAAATCTTGCTTAACACACACTATCGTGATGATGAAGGAACCGGGACCAATGAG TTGTCATTCCAAGAATGGACTCAACAGATGAGAGATATGTTGGAGGCAAGGAAACGTGGTGACCAAGCGTTCCGTGAGAAAGAATTCAAAGCTGCCATCGACTTTTATTCACAG TTCATAGATGTGGGAACGATGATATCACCAACCGTTTTAGCGAGGCGGAGCCTGTGCCATTTGATGTGTGATCAACCTGATGCGGCCCTTCGAGATGCCATGCAAGCACAAATTGTGCATGCGGATTGGCCGACCGCCTTCTACATGCAATCAGTGGCTCTCGGGAAGCTAGACATGCATCAGGATGCTCTTGATATGTTAAACGAGGCTGCGGGGCTTGAAGAAAAACGACAAAAAAGCGATCGAAGAGGCTCGTAA